In candidate division KSB1 bacterium, the genomic window CGGATGGTACCGTACTCTCCTCCAGGGGGCCGCGTCTCACCTCGGCCTGGACCTGGACACGCCCGTGCGCGAATTGAAGCCTGAGCAGGTGCAGGCGATACTTTATGGCTTGGGGGAGCGGCAGATTCGGTTCAAGTACCGCAGCGCCACGGGCAGACATGAGAGCACCTTCACCGGCACGTTCGAAGGGGTCATCCCCCATCTGGAGCGTCGCTATCGCGAGACCGAGTCGGAGGCCGTGCGGGAGTGGATAGAAGGATTCATGCGCCCGGTGCGCTGCCCGGAGTGTGGGGGCGCACGGCTCAAGAAGGAGAGCTTGGCGGTGCGCATCGGTGCGCACAACATTCACGCAGTGACCACCATGTCCATCAAGGAAGCGTTGCGCTTTTTCGAGAATCTGCATTTGAACCCTCGCGAGATGGAGATCGCCCGGCAGATCCTAAAGGAGATCCGGGAGCGGCTGACGTTCTTGCTGAATGTGGGGCTGGATTACTTGACCTTGGATCGGCCGGCGGCGACGCTCTCCGGCGGCGAGGCCCAGCGCATCCGCCTGGCGACGCAGATTGGCTCGCAACTGGTGGGGGTGCTCTATATTCTGGACGAACCTTCGGTGGGCTTGCACCAACGGGACAATCGCCGGCTCATCGCAACGTTGGAGCAGTTGCGCGACCTCGGGAACACAGTGCTCGTGGTAGAACACGACCGGGAAACGATGGAGCGGGCGGACTATATCGTGGACTTGGGGCCGGGAGCGGGAGAACATGGCGGGTGGGTCGTTGCGGCCGGCCCTCCGGAGGTAATTAGGACCAGCAACGGCTCCATTACCGGCGACTACCTCGCAGGGCGACGCAGCATCCCCGTGCCGGGTCGCAGGCGTCCGGGCAACGGCAAGTTTCTGACGCTCCGAGGCGCACGGGGCAACAACCTCAAGAAGATCGACGTCAGCATTCCCCTGGGCGCATTTGTGTGCGTCACAGGGGTGTCCGGCTCCGGAAAGAGTACCCTTATCAACGAAACCCTCTATCGCGTACTGAGCAGGGAGTTGTACCACAGCAAGGATCAGCCCCTGCCCTACGATCGCGTGGAAGGCCTGGAGCATATTGACAAGGTAATCGATATCGATCAGTCCCCGATCGGCCGCACCCCGCGCTCCAACCCCGCAACCTACACCGGGGTCTTTAGTCTCATCCGCGACCTTTATGCCCAGATACCGGAGGCGAAGATTCGCGGCTACCGCCCGGGGCGGTTCAGCTTCAACGTCAAGGGCGGCCGCTGCGAAGCCTGCCAAGGCGATGGCATCATCAAGATTGAGATGCACTTTCTTCCCGATGTGTACGTGACTTGCGAAGTGTGCAAGGGCAGACGGTACAATCGCGAGACGCTGGAGATCCGGTACAAGGGACGCTCCATCGCCGACGTGTTGGAAATGACGGTGACGCAGGCGCTGGAGTTTTTTGCTAACATCCCCAGGATCAGGCGCAAGTTGCAGACACTCCACGACGTAGGGCTGGGCTACATCCGCTTGGGGCAACAGGCTACTACGCTGTCCGGGGGTGAGGCACAGCGGGTCAAGCTGGCAGCCGAACTCTCAAAGGTCAGCACAGGGAGGACGCTGTACATCCTTGACGAGCCCACCACCGGCCTGCACTTTGAGGATATCAAAATGCTCCTGGATGTGCTCAACCGGCTTGTGGACATGGGGAACACTGTGGTCGTGATCGAACACCATCTGGACGTGATAAAGGGCGCCGATTATGTCATAGACCTGGGTCCGGAGGGTGGCGAGGAGGGAGGGTATGTGGTTGCGGCGGGTACGCCCGAACAGGTGGCCCAAGTGCAAGAGTCCTACACCGGCCAGTTCCTGCGGCGGGAGTTGGCAGCGTGAGTAGTGGTGCGAAAAAACCATGACGCTCCCTGGCACATGGGATGCGTGCCATGGCGGGGTGCTTGTTCGGCAAAAGGGGAGACGCTCGTTATGAGCTGGATGAGGTTTGAGTTGCAAGCAGTTGTGCAGATGCTCGTAGCGGTGGTTCTCGGGGCGGTGGTAGGACTTGAGCGCGCCAGGCACGGTAGGCCGGCGGGCATGCGGACCCACGCGCTGGTCTGCGCCGGCGCCACCATGATTATGCTCACCGCCCGAGGGCTGGCAACCGTGAGCCCCGAAGCAATGGCTCGAATCACTGTTGACCCAGGAAGGATTGCCGCAGGCATTATCACGGGAATTGGCTTTCTCGGCGCAGGCTCAATTATCAAGTCAGGCGACTTTGTGCGCGGACTCACCACCGCGGCCTGCCTCTGGTTCGTGGCCGCTTTGGGCATCATTATCGGTGAAGGGTTCTTTCTGCTCAGCCTGCTTGCGACGGCCCTCGCGCTTTTCCTTTTGGTGGTGATGGATCGCTTTGAGCATCGTTTCGCGCGCGTGGTGTACCGAAGCCTGCGGGTGGTCGTGCCGGCCCAAGAGCGCAGACGTGTGGAGGACTCTCTTCGGGAGGTCCTAGCCGAGATGGGCATGCGCGTGCAAGATACGCAGTATAGGCTCAGTGCACAGGCAGGAGCGGCGCAGATCGTGTTCCGCCTCAGGGGTAGCACCCGCACCAGCGGTTCCGAGCTTATGGAAAGGCTTCTGGCGGTTGAGGGGGTGAGGAGCGTGGAGTGGCGATGAGCCGTAGGCTCGGCCTCCCGGCCGAAGCAGGTAGAGGCAATGCGAATTCGACGCGCGCGACCCTGGCGCGTCGGCCCAAACCTAATCTCCCTACGACCGGCTGCAGGTAAGGAAGCGGAGCTGGCATGAGCGAGAAGAGACGGATTCGTTTGGGTGTAGCGCTAGTACCTGTGCTCTTTCTTGTGGGAGCCCTCTCTTTCACGATCATTGTACTCAAGCAGTCGCCGCACATCCCCCTGATTTGCGCCTCGGCCTTGGCGGCCACCATTGCCGTGGCCCACGGCTACAAATGGCGCGAAATCCAGCAGGGCATGGTTATAGGCATCACCTTGGCGATGGACGCCATCCTTATCCTGATGGTCGTCGGCACCCTCATCGGCACCTGGCTCCTGGGGGGGATAGTCCCCACGATGATCTACTACGGGCTTCAACTCCTATCTCCTGCCATCTTTCTTGTGGCCACCCTGATTATCTGCTCCGTGGTGTCGCTGGGAACAGGCTCCTCGTGGTCCACGGCTGGGACAGTGGGCGTGGCACTGGTGGGTGTAGGGCAGGGTTTGGGCGTCCCCTTACCGATGGTGGCCGGAGCCATAATCTCAGGTGCCTATTTTGGCGATAAGATGTCCCCGCTTTCCGACACGACCAATCTGGCGCCAGCGGTTGCCGGTACCGATATCTTTTCCCATGTTCGGCACATGGTCTACACCACAGCGCCCAGTTACGCGCTTTCCCTTTTTCTCTTTGGGCTGATCGGCCTTCGCTTCCGCGGAGGAAGTCTGAACACGGAAAACGTGCTGACTATTCTTGCGACCTTGCGCAACGGGTTTGTCATCCACCCGCTGCTCTTGCTCCCGCCATGCCTGGTCATTCTCATGGTGGTCAAGCGCATTCCCCCCTTGCCGGCGCTGTTGGCCGGGACGGCTATGGGGGGGATCTGTGCCTTGGTTGCCCAGTCTGCCTCCCTTTCGTCTGTGGTGAGTGCAGCCCACCGGGGCTATGTTTCCGCCACCGGCGTGGTGGCGGTCGATGAACTCTTGACCAGGGGTGGGTTGGTCAGCATGATGGAGACGGTGGCGCTCATTGTCTGTGCTCTGTCCTTTGGCGGCATTATGGAGAAGACGGGTATGCTGGCCACAATTGCCGAAGCGCTCCTGCGCCGCGTGCGCAGCACAGGCTCCTTGGTGGCAACGACCCTCCTCAGCTGCATCGGGATGAACGCCATCGCGTCAGACCAGTACCTCTCCATTGTCATCCCAGGCAGGATGTACAAAGACGCGTTCGATCGCATGGGGTTGCACCCGAAGAACCTTTCGCGTTGCCTGGAGGATTCTGGAACGCTCTCTTCGCCCCTCTTTCCATGGAACAGCTGTGGCGCCTTCATGCATGCAACGCTCGGCGTGAGCCCGCTTGCCTACCTGCCATTTGCTTTTCTGAATCTGACTAACCCTTTGGTATCGGCGGTGTACGGCTACACAGGCATCACGATGGCGAAGGCGGAGGCCGTCGAGGTGGAGGTGCCCGAAGCTGTATGAGGGCTGGCCAAGAGGGTGGTGCGCGGCGCGGAGCGTTTTTCCTCGGTGTGAACGAAGTGGTCAGCAAGGTGCCCCGCGGGAGGGTGGCGAGCTACGGACAGCTCGCAGCGCCTGCGGGGATGCCACATGCGGCGCGGTTCGGCTGGAAGCCACGTCAAAGGGAGCTGGCAGGTGCGTAATGTTCGGCAGACGGGCAAATAGCTTGCAGCGGACAGAGCGCGCACAGAGGCTTGCGCGCGCGACAGATGGTGCGCCCCAGACGCAAGAGATTCATATGCAGCGAATAGGCCTTCCCTTTTGGCACCAACGGTTGCATCAGGTGGTGCGTCCTCTCGGCAGTGGCCCCGGGAGGGACAAGGCCAAGGCGCATGCAGATGCGATGCACGTGTGTGTCCACCGGGAATATGTCCCGCCCGCACGCGAACATGAGCACGACACTGATCGTCTTGATGCCCACCCCTTTGCGTTGGAGGAAGAGGTCAACGACGTGCTCTGTAGGCTGCTGGCAAATGGACCGGAGGTCGAGCGCACCATAGGTTTGCTTGATCCATGTCAAAAGCTCCTTGATGCGGACGCTTTTTTGATTGCTGAGGCCGGCAGGGCGAATGGTGCTGGCGATCTCGGCCGTGGGCGCCGCAAGGACTTCATCCCATCGGGGGTAGCGCGCGCGCAGGGCCTCGTAGGCCAGGTCGCGATTGCGGTCGTTGGTATTCTGCGAGAGAATGGTGCGTATGAGTACGTCTAGTGGGTCACGTGGGCCGGTCCATTTGGGTTCACCAAAGGTCTTCTCGAGGAGCCGAGTGACCTCGCCAGCAAGGTGCGCCAGTTTGGGCAAAGCTTCTGTACATTCCGTCATGTACTGTGCCCCGTTGGGTGAGTGACTCGAGGAGTATTCCCTATGACAACCAAACAGATCGCGACAGCCGGACTCATCGGTGCACTGTATGCGGCTCTGACCGTTGCCCTGGCGCCCGTCAGCTATGGCCCGGTGCAGATTAGGGTGGCAGAAGCGCTGACCGTGCTTCCTTTTCTCACGCCCTGGGCCATCCCCGGCCTGTACTTTGGTTGCATGGTGGCGAACGTGTTTGGCGGCCTTGGTCCGGTGGATATCTTCGCTGGCAGTTTCATAACGCTCGTGGCGGCGCTTCTTACCTACGCGCTCCGAACCACGGGTAAACCCTGGCTGGCGCCGTTGCCTCCCGTGGTGTGCAATG contains:
- a CDS encoding MgtC/SapB family protein → MSWMRFELQAVVQMLVAVVLGAVVGLERARHGRPAGMRTHALVCAGATMIMLTARGLATVSPEAMARITVDPGRIAAGIITGIGFLGAGSIIKSGDFVRGLTTAACLWFVAALGIIIGEGFFLLSLLATALALFLLVVMDRFEHRFARVVYRSLRVVVPAQERRRVEDSLREVLAEMGMRVQDTQYRLSAQAGAAQIVFRLRGSTRTSGSELMERLLAVEGVRSVEWR
- the nhaC gene encoding Na+/H+ antiporter NhaC gives rise to the protein MSEKRRIRLGVALVPVLFLVGALSFTIIVLKQSPHIPLICASALAATIAVAHGYKWREIQQGMVIGITLAMDAILILMVVGTLIGTWLLGGIVPTMIYYGLQLLSPAIFLVATLIICSVVSLGTGSSWSTAGTVGVALVGVGQGLGVPLPMVAGAIISGAYFGDKMSPLSDTTNLAPAVAGTDIFSHVRHMVYTTAPSYALSLFLFGLIGLRFRGGSLNTENVLTILATLRNGFVIHPLLLLPPCLVILMVVKRIPPLPALLAGTAMGGICALVAQSASLSSVVSAAHRGYVSATGVVAVDELLTRGGLVSMMETVALIVCALSFGGIMEKTGMLATIAEALLRRVRSTGSLVATTLLSCIGMNAIASDQYLSIVIPGRMYKDAFDRMGLHPKNLSRCLEDSGTLSSPLFPWNSCGAFMHATLGVSPLAYLPFAFLNLTNPLVSAVYGYTGITMAKAEAVEVEVPEAV
- a CDS encoding endonuclease III — translated: MTECTEALPKLAHLAGEVTRLLEKTFGEPKWTGPRDPLDVLIRTILSQNTNDRNRDLAYEALRARYPRWDEVLAAPTAEIASTIRPAGLSNQKSVRIKELLTWIKQTYGALDLRSICQQPTEHVVDLFLQRKGVGIKTISVVLMFACGRDIFPVDTHVHRICMRLGLVPPGATAERTHHLMQPLVPKGKAYSLHMNLLRLGRTICRARKPLCALCPLQAICPSAEHYAPASSL
- the uvrA gene encoding excinuclease ABC subunit UvrA — translated: MADKESIVIRGAREHNLKNIDLEIPRNKLVVITGLSGSGKSSLAFDTIYAEGQRRYVESLSAYARQFLSLMEKPDVDYIEGLSPAISIEQRTAAKNPRSTVATVTEIYDYLRLLFARIGVPYCYNCGRRIERQTVEQIVQAVLALPEGRKIQVLAPIVRGRKGEYREVFEEARRDGYVRVRVDGEVYDLDAKIKLDKNKKHNIEVVVDRLVLGPQVASRLADSVETALGLGSGMVLVEVIGEQELLFSEHYACVECGISYEELAPRQFSFNSPYGACPTCNGLGERMVVDPALVIPDDSLSLNQGAIAPWGQLKDGWYRTLLQGAASHLGLDLDTPVRELKPEQVQAILYGLGERQIRFKYRSATGRHESTFTGTFEGVIPHLERRYRETESEAVREWIEGFMRPVRCPECGGARLKKESLAVRIGAHNIHAVTTMSIKEALRFFENLHLNPREMEIARQILKEIRERLTFLLNVGLDYLTLDRPAATLSGGEAQRIRLATQIGSQLVGVLYILDEPSVGLHQRDNRRLIATLEQLRDLGNTVLVVEHDRETMERADYIVDLGPGAGEHGGWVVAAGPPEVIRTSNGSITGDYLAGRRSIPVPGRRRPGNGKFLTLRGARGNNLKKIDVSIPLGAFVCVTGVSGSGKSTLINETLYRVLSRELYHSKDQPLPYDRVEGLEHIDKVIDIDQSPIGRTPRSNPATYTGVFSLIRDLYAQIPEAKIRGYRPGRFSFNVKGGRCEACQGDGIIKIEMHFLPDVYVTCEVCKGRRYNRETLEIRYKGRSIADVLEMTVTQALEFFANIPRIRRKLQTLHDVGLGYIRLGQQATTLSGGEAQRVKLAAELSKVSTGRTLYILDEPTTGLHFEDIKMLLDVLNRLVDMGNTVVVIEHHLDVIKGADYVIDLGPEGGEEGGYVVAAGTPEQVAQVQESYTGQFLRRELAA
- a CDS encoding QueT transporter family protein, which translates into the protein MTTKQIATAGLIGALYAALTVALAPVSYGPVQIRVAEALTVLPFLTPWAIPGLYFGCMVANVFGGLGPVDIFAGSFITLVAALLTYALRTTGKPWLAPLPPVVCNALGVSAYLHRIAGMPYWLTVLYVGAGEAVACFVLGYPLLMVMRRRFFCAQPPVQRTC
- a CDS encoding MGMT family protein — translated: MRAGQEGGARRGAFFLGVNEVVSKVPRGRVASYGQLAAPAGMPHAARFGWKPRQRELAGA